One segment of Tamlana crocina DNA contains the following:
- a CDS encoding Hsp20/alpha crystallin family protein yields MSNLATLPKNGGLANKKSLSSFPSLSNWFDDFSMGEFPSLFSSNFNTGISVPKVNIKEEADAFIVEMAVPGLKKSDFNIHLENNTLSISAELKENNEQKDEGYTRREFGYSSFKRIFTLPETVEDSKINASYNEGILNIHLPKKEEAKQKPARSIKVS; encoded by the coding sequence ATGAGCAATTTAGCAACATTACCGAAAAATGGAGGTTTAGCAAACAAAAAATCGTTATCAAGTTTTCCATCGTTATCGAATTGGTTTGATGACTTTTCAATGGGCGAATTTCCATCATTGTTTTCGTCAAATTTCAACACAGGCATTTCTGTTCCAAAAGTAAATATTAAAGAAGAGGCAGATGCCTTTATCGTAGAAATGGCAGTTCCCGGACTGAAAAAATCCGATTTCAATATCCATTTAGAAAATAACACGCTGTCCATTTCCGCAGAGCTGAAAGAAAACAACGAGCAAAAAGACGAAGGTTACACCCGGCGAGAGTTTGGATATTCTTCATTCAAAAGAATTTTTACGCTGCCTGAAACCGTTGAAGACTCAAAAATCAACGCCAGTTACAACGAAGGCATCTTGAATATTCACCTTCCAAAAAAAGAAGAAGCCAAACAAAAGCCAGCGAGAAGCATCAAAGTTTCTTAA
- a CDS encoding outer membrane protein transport protein — protein sequence MKKLKLLCIGMLSMSTVYAQDISDALRYSQDNIQGTARFRALSGAFGALGGDMSAVSLNPASSAVFTRSHAAFTGSNMDVENSTNYFGNSVITDHSSFDINQGGAAFVFATRNNSPWRKVSIAVAYERTGNHDDHWNARGLNTNDEVFVNGNDEILSPANSIAGYFFLNADGLRLDEISAFDGESLSDAYLDIGSAYGFGHQQAFLGFESFILEPEDIDNDANTTYFANVAPGNFSHDYSYIATGYNGKITFNVATQYKDNLYLGLNLNSHFIDYQKSTLLFENNTNAGSVLNSVEFENNLSTTGSGFSFQLGGIMKLSQEFRLGVTYDSPTWYTIEEETTQYIATVRDDNGSNATQVINPDVVNVYPRYKLQTPGKITGSLAYVFGQKGLISFDYSRKDYGKTEFKPEGDYVDLNEGIANVLTDASTYRLGGEYKHKQFSFRGGYRFEESPYADGVTVGDLSGYSLGLGYNFGNTKLDLTYDRSERTNVTPLYNIGLIDTATIDRVNSNITISLSFNI from the coding sequence ATGAAAAAGTTAAAGTTACTATGCATAGGTATGCTATCTATGTCTACAGTTTACGCCCAAGATATAAGCGACGCACTAAGATATTCGCAGGATAACATTCAAGGAACCGCCCGTTTTAGAGCCTTAAGTGGTGCCTTTGGTGCCCTTGGTGGCGATATGAGTGCCGTAAGCCTTAACCCTGCAAGTTCGGCTGTATTTACAAGAAGCCATGCCGCTTTTACCGGATCGAATATGGATGTTGAAAACAGCACCAATTATTTTGGAAATTCAGTAATAACAGACCACTCTAGTTTTGATATTAACCAAGGTGGTGCCGCGTTTGTGTTTGCTACGCGAAACAATTCACCGTGGCGAAAAGTATCTATAGCTGTAGCCTACGAACGCACGGGCAATCATGACGACCACTGGAATGCCAGAGGTTTGAACACTAATGACGAGGTTTTTGTAAATGGAAATGACGAAATACTTTCACCTGCAAATTCAATTGCAGGTTACTTTTTCCTTAATGCCGATGGCTTAAGACTGGATGAAATTTCAGCTTTCGATGGTGAGTCACTTAGCGATGCTTATTTAGATATAGGTTCGGCTTACGGTTTTGGCCACCAGCAAGCTTTCTTAGGCTTTGAATCGTTTATTTTAGAACCCGAGGATATAGACAATGACGCCAACACTACATATTTTGCCAATGTAGCACCAGGCAATTTCAGTCACGATTATTCCTATATAGCCACAGGTTACAACGGAAAAATCACGTTTAACGTAGCAACACAATATAAAGACAACCTATATTTAGGACTGAACTTAAATTCACATTTCATCGATTACCAAAAATCGACTTTATTGTTTGAAAACAACACCAATGCTGGTTCAGTACTAAATAGTGTAGAATTTGAAAACAACCTATCAACCACAGGTAGCGGCTTTTCATTTCAATTGGGAGGTATCATGAAACTGAGCCAAGAATTCAGATTGGGGGTTACTTACGATTCCCCAACATGGTACACCATAGAAGAAGAAACCACACAATACATCGCCACCGTTCGTGACGACAACGGATCTAACGCCACACAAGTAATCAACCCAGATGTGGTAAATGTTTACCCCAGATACAAACTACAAACACCAGGAAAAATAACAGGTAGTTTGGCTTATGTGTTTGGACAAAAAGGATTGATCAGTTTTGATTATTCCAGAAAAGATTACGGCAAAACTGAGTTTAAGCCCGAAGGCGATTATGTAGATTTAAACGAAGGTATTGCCAATGTACTAACCGATGCCTCAACCTACCGTTTGGGTGGCGAGTACAAACACAAACAATTTAGTTTTAGAGGCGGTTATCGTTTTGAAGAAAGTCCGTATGCCGATGGCGTTACCGTTGGCGACTTAAGCGGTTACTCTTTAGGATTGGGCTATAATTTCGGAAACACGAAATTGGACTTAACTTACGACCGTTCCGAACGCACCAATGTGACACCTTTATACAACATTGGACTAATTGACACGGCAACTATAGACCGAGTAAATTCCAACATTACAATATCATTAAGTTTTAATATTTAA
- the proS gene encoding proline--tRNA ligase: protein MSKKLTSRAEDYSKWYNELVVKADLAENSAVRGCMVIKPYGYAIWEKMQAELDRMFKETGHQNAYFPLFVPKSLFEAEEKNAEGFAKECAVVTHYRLQNDPDKPGKLRVDPEARLEEELVVRPTSEAIIWNTYRNWIQSYRDLPILVNQWANVVRWEMRTRLFLRTAEFLWQEGHTAHETKQEALAEAEQMNNVYATFVEKFMAIPVVQGLKTESERFAGADETYCIEALMQDGKALQAGTSHFLGQNFAKAFDVKFANKEGKQDYVWATSWGVSTRLMGALIMTHSDDNGLVLPPSLAPNQVVIVPIYKSEEDLNAITEVANSIISDLRAKHITVKFDNRTTHRPGAKFAQHELQGVPLRIAIGPKDLENGTVELARRDTLSKEVIALDNINDKVESLLAEIQETLFSKALKYRDEHITEVDTFEEFKTVLENKTGFISAHWDGTNETEDKIKELTKATIRCIPLDVKEEDGVCVYSGKPSKRRVLFAKAY from the coding sequence ATGAGCAAAAAACTTACCAGTAGAGCAGAAGATTATTCCAAATGGTATAACGAATTGGTTGTAAAAGCCGACTTGGCCGAGAACTCTGCCGTTAGAGGTTGTATGGTTATTAAGCCATACGGCTATGCGATTTGGGAAAAAATGCAGGCGGAATTGGATAGAATGTTTAAGGAAACTGGTCATCAAAATGCTTATTTCCCGTTGTTTGTTCCGAAAAGTTTATTTGAAGCCGAAGAAAAAAATGCTGAAGGTTTTGCCAAGGAATGTGCGGTAGTAACTCACTACCGATTACAGAACGATCCAGATAAACCCGGTAAGTTGCGCGTAGACCCAGAGGCTAGGTTGGAAGAAGAATTGGTGGTGAGGCCAACCAGTGAAGCCATTATTTGGAATACCTATAGAAACTGGATCCAATCGTATAGAGATCTACCTATTTTAGTGAATCAGTGGGCTAATGTGGTGCGCTGGGAAATGCGTACACGTTTATTTTTACGTACCGCCGAATTTTTATGGCAGGAAGGGCATACGGCGCACGAAACTAAGCAGGAAGCTTTGGCTGAAGCGGAACAAATGAACAACGTCTATGCCACTTTCGTTGAAAAGTTTATGGCTATTCCCGTGGTGCAAGGTTTAAAAACAGAAAGCGAGCGTTTTGCGGGAGCAGATGAAACTTATTGTATTGAAGCCTTAATGCAAGATGGTAAAGCGTTACAGGCGGGTACATCGCATTTCTTGGGGCAGAATTTTGCAAAAGCTTTCGATGTGAAGTTTGCCAATAAAGAAGGCAAGCAAGATTACGTTTGGGCAACCTCGTGGGGTGTTTCTACCCGCTTAATGGGCGCCTTAATCATGACGCATAGCGACGATAACGGTTTGGTGCTTCCGCCAAGTTTAGCGCCCAACCAAGTGGTTATTGTTCCTATATATAAGAGTGAAGAAGACTTAAACGCCATTACCGAGGTAGCTAATAGCATCATTAGCGATTTAAGAGCCAAACATATCACGGTTAAATTCGACAACCGAACCACTCATAGGCCTGGGGCGAAGTTTGCACAGCACGAATTGCAAGGCGTGCCTTTGCGAATCGCCATTGGGCCAAAGGATTTGGAGAATGGCACAGTAGAATTGGCTAGACGAGATACCTTAAGCAAAGAAGTGATTGCGTTGGATAATATAAATGACAAAGTAGAAAGTTTGCTTGCTGAAATACAGGAAACCTTGTTCAGTAAGGCGTTAAAGTATAGGGACGAACATATTACAGAGGTAGATACGTTTGAGGAGTTTAAAACCGTTTTGGAAAACAAAACAGGGTTTATTTCGGCGCATTGGGATGGCACTAACGAAACGGAAGACAAAATAAAGGAGCTTACCAAGGCCACCATTAGATGTATTCCTTTGGATGTGAAAGAAGAAGACGGTGTTTGTGTGTATTCAGGAAAGCCTTCAAAACGTAGGGTGTTGTTCGCTAAAGCATACTGA
- the rpsT gene encoding 30S ribosomal protein S20 codes for MANHKSALKRIRRNEARRVVNKYQHKTTRNAIKKLRELTDKKEAEALFPSVVSMLDKLAKKNIIHANKAANLKSGLAKHVAAL; via the coding sequence ATGGCAAATCATAAGTCAGCATTAAAGAGAATTAGAAGAAACGAAGCAAGACGTGTGGTGAACAAGTATCAGCACAAAACGACTCGTAATGCGATTAAGAAATTACGTGAGTTGACTGATAAGAAAGAAGCTGAAGCATTGTTTCCTTCTGTGGTTTCTATGTTAGATAAACTAGCAAAGAAAAACATTATTCATGCTAACAAAGCTGCCAACCTTAAATCTGGTTTAGCAAAACACGTTGCTGCCCTTTAA
- a CDS encoding response regulator: protein MKKINLACIIDDDSTHVYITKRFLDLTGVVESVLICHNGKDAFDKLKAIIVNGESLPELILLDLNMPVWDGWQFLDAFKTIPTTQKITIYILTSSNSEEDIERAKKYNMDGNYIVKPISLKELKNIVLDLA from the coding sequence ATGAAAAAGATTAACCTAGCTTGTATTATTGACGACGACTCCACACACGTTTACATTACTAAGCGTTTCCTTGATTTAACTGGTGTAGTTGAATCTGTACTAATATGTCACAACGGAAAAGATGCTTTCGATAAATTAAAAGCCATTATTGTAAACGGCGAAAGTCTTCCCGAACTCATTTTACTGGATTTAAATATGCCTGTTTGGGATGGCTGGCAATTTTTGGATGCCTTTAAAACTATCCCAACAACACAAAAAATTACTATCTACATCTTAACCAGTTCTAACAGCGAAGAAGATATTGAAAGGGCAAAAAAATACAACATGGACGGCAATTATATTGTAAAGCCTATTTCTTTGAAAGAACTAAAGAATATTGTTCTAGACTTAGCTTAA
- a CDS encoding PAS domain S-box protein, producing MNYLQKELYELIKTDNAIFEFIQNSSLDGLWYWDLEKPENEWMNERFWEVLGYNPKDMPHKASAWQDIINKDDLALAANNVKKHLEDPNHPYDQTVRYTHKNGQTIWIRCKGLAIRNAEGVPTRMLGSHQDVTQLKQSENVLKHCNEEANIGFWDMNVSTQTIIWSDVTKKIHGVDPDYQPNLETGINFYKKGHSQDRITDLVFNALNKGEGFNEELQIVTQQGKTKWVKVLGIPEKNHQDTINRVYGTMQDIDALKTYQLKLEESEQAFRGNFENAAIGMALLDKEGKWLKVNQTLCDMVGYTAEEFYELTFQDITHPEDLDSDLSLLNEVIEGKRDHYRMDKRYFHKKGQLVFIHLAVSVVRDEKNDVLYFISQIIDISQQKKQEQKLKRIIDLTQDQNERLKNFAHIVSHNLRSHSGGLSALLSILKEDEPDYFENEIVKLLESSSDNLNETIEHLSEVVKINLSSKENFSLLPIKPIVDKQITSILPLAEKNKVNIINNINQDTKVLAIQAYLESIALNFITNAIKYRSKDRDSYLEINSLKNGKYTIIEFIDNGVGINLDLHSKKLFGMYKTFHKNKDARGIGLFITKNQIETLGGKVEVSSEINKGTTFKVFLRNEKD from the coding sequence ATGAACTATCTTCAAAAAGAGCTTTATGAGCTAATAAAAACCGACAATGCCATTTTCGAATTCATCCAGAACAGTTCCCTTGACGGGTTGTGGTATTGGGATTTGGAAAAACCCGAAAATGAATGGATGAACGAAAGGTTTTGGGAAGTACTAGGCTACAATCCCAAGGACATGCCTCACAAGGCTTCTGCTTGGCAAGACATTATCAATAAAGACGACCTCGCCTTAGCTGCCAATAATGTAAAAAAACACCTAGAAGACCCCAACCACCCCTATGACCAAACGGTAAGATACACCCATAAGAATGGACAAACCATTTGGATACGATGCAAAGGTTTGGCCATTAGAAATGCTGAGGGCGTCCCCACCAGAATGCTAGGGTCACATCAAGATGTTACCCAGCTTAAACAAAGTGAGAACGTACTTAAGCATTGTAACGAAGAAGCTAATATTGGTTTCTGGGACATGAATGTAAGTACCCAAACCATTATCTGGAGTGATGTAACCAAAAAGATACATGGCGTAGACCCAGACTACCAACCAAATCTTGAAACAGGAATTAATTTTTATAAAAAAGGGCATAGTCAAGACAGAATAACCGATTTGGTTTTTAATGCCTTAAATAAGGGAGAAGGGTTTAACGAAGAACTACAAATTGTAACGCAACAAGGAAAAACGAAATGGGTTAAAGTACTCGGTATTCCTGAAAAAAATCATCAAGATACAATTAATAGGGTTTATGGGACCATGCAAGACATAGACGCCCTTAAAACATATCAACTAAAACTCGAAGAAAGCGAACAGGCATTCAGAGGGAATTTTGAAAATGCCGCCATAGGTATGGCACTGCTCGACAAAGAAGGCAAATGGCTAAAAGTTAACCAAACTTTATGTGATATGGTTGGCTATACAGCAGAAGAGTTTTACGAACTCACTTTTCAAGACATCACACATCCTGAAGATTTAGATTCAGATTTATCTTTATTGAACGAAGTTATTGAAGGCAAGCGAGACCATTACCGGATGGACAAACGCTACTTCCATAAAAAAGGCCAGCTTGTTTTTATCCACCTTGCCGTTTCGGTTGTTAGGGACGAAAAAAATGATGTACTATATTTTATATCGCAAATAATTGATATCAGCCAGCAAAAAAAACAGGAACAAAAGCTAAAGCGAATTATCGATCTCACCCAAGACCAAAACGAACGACTAAAAAACTTTGCACATATTGTATCGCATAATTTGCGCTCGCATTCTGGAGGCCTATCGGCACTTTTGTCTATTTTAAAAGAGGACGAGCCTGATTATTTTGAAAACGAAATTGTAAAACTCTTAGAATCATCATCAGACAACTTAAATGAAACCATCGAGCACTTATCTGAGGTTGTAAAGATCAACCTTTCTTCAAAAGAAAATTTCTCTTTACTCCCAATAAAACCGATTGTAGACAAACAAATTACCTCAATATTACCACTGGCAGAAAAAAACAAGGTAAACATCATCAACAATATAAATCAAGACACCAAAGTTTTGGCCATTCAAGCATATCTTGAAAGTATTGCGCTTAACTTTATTACCAATGCCATAAAGTACCGGTCTAAAGACCGTGACAGCTATTTAGAAATAAACTCACTAAAGAATGGGAAATACACCATTATTGAATTTATAGATAACGGTGTTGGCATCAACCTCGACTTGCACAGTAAAAAGCTATTTGGAATGTACAAAACATTTCATAAAAACAAAGATGCCCGAGGCATTGGGCTATTCATCACCAAAAACCAGATTGAAACTTTAGGCGGAAAAGTTGAAGTAAGCAGCGAAATAAACAAAGGAACCACTTTTAAAGTATTTTTAAGAAATGAAAAAGATTAA
- a CDS encoding nucleoid-associated protein gives MISRKNASISKFIIHKVGNKFNDTKNAFSEKLVDFDEASYDLMLPFLLRPFGSVVQSYRFNHHANIALNEINSYAAQMFDEDNTDFIEVSKHIVMHLYEQSNSANIKTGDVLVVMFEGIEFNDITTNAIGIFKIENKVNFFQTYLENNSYDVLVQKGISSKKVDKGCLILNQNDTEGPIVFSVDNNSYDTQYWINHFLNIKYADDANNHTQQYIELCKDFSTEIIKTTYGAQEKNTFLTKTIDFFKENEVVNIERFKDEIFEEDKHKQEFDNFKKEFEGEQNLVIRNQFDVAEAVVNKEKRKIKTDIKLDTHIQIKLDIDAPDASTEYLERGYDEEKKMHYYKVFFNAED, from the coding sequence ATGATTTCAAGAAAAAACGCCTCTATTTCAAAATTTATAATTCATAAAGTTGGAAACAAATTCAACGACACAAAAAATGCCTTCTCAGAAAAACTTGTTGATTTTGATGAAGCCAGCTACGATTTAATGCTTCCGTTTTTGCTTCGGCCATTTGGCAGTGTGGTGCAAAGCTACCGCTTTAACCACCATGCCAATATCGCACTAAACGAAATTAACAGCTACGCCGCACAAATGTTTGATGAAGACAACACCGATTTTATCGAGGTTTCGAAACATATCGTGATGCACCTTTACGAGCAATCCAACTCAGCCAACATAAAAACCGGCGACGTTTTGGTGGTGATGTTTGAAGGCATCGAGTTTAACGACATCACAACAAATGCTATTGGTATTTTTAAAATTGAAAATAAAGTCAACTTTTTTCAAACCTATTTAGAAAACAACAGTTACGATGTATTGGTTCAAAAAGGAATAAGCTCTAAAAAAGTGGACAAAGGCTGTCTCATTTTGAACCAAAACGACACCGAGGGCCCTATTGTTTTTAGTGTGGACAACAATAGCTACGATACCCAATATTGGATCAACCATTTTTTGAACATCAAATATGCCGACGATGCCAACAACCACACCCAGCAGTACATTGAATTGTGCAAGGATTTTTCAACCGAAATCATCAAAACCACATACGGCGCCCAAGAGAAAAACACCTTTTTAACCAAAACCATCGATTTCTTTAAAGAAAACGAAGTAGTAAACATTGAACGCTTTAAAGACGAAATTTTTGAGGAGGACAAACACAAACAAGAATTCGACAACTTTAAAAAGGAATTTGAGGGCGAACAGAATTTGGTAATCAGAAATCAGTTTGATGTAGCTGAAGCTGTTGTTAACAAAGAAAAGCGTAAAATTAAAACCGACATAAAACTCGATACACACATACAAATAAAACTGGATATTGACGCACCGGATGCTTCAACCGAATACTTGGAGCGTGGCTACGACGAAGAAAAGAAAATGCACTACTACAAAGTGTTTTTTAACGCAGAAGATTAG
- a CDS encoding ribonuclease HII: MRIICLSFLLFTVFACSNPAKKRTELIDFVPENTSVILRTSNLESLKSSIKNSHFLQQLDKTDSYLKLQKKLEHLPHFNPTGDVLLCFSSDNNDSLQYTLITKFNQNLFKTDSLKNYIEETLTIKNRQITKSTINQNTFYSAVIDSVFFASSAQQITTDVFNVKTNNGELKKVFSTTGNDKTLSVILKANSKTPIHSFFIEDSLSFEKFTEYLAADVELEQNEIYFNGITKATDSTKSLINVFKNTVPQENQMQHITPGNADGFSSITFNNFKTFEKNLNQLNKKDSLTNATLFNNISEIGVIYEGQNWAVVLNSSDVIATQDALLAEQNKLDTYREVDIFSFSQPTVFADVFSPFISNADANMYCILDYFFVFANNLETLQNIIASYQNETTLSQREYFNAITEKLSSAASYLQVGDASALKSIFRKNLKEDSDFNLNSDNISAVQFIFDKHFAHVNGIISKNKARAAEHSVSEELNIKLDNDILNRPQFVKNHISGQKEIVVQDVNNNLYLISNTGKILWKKQLQGSVLGNIEQIDIYKNGRLQLIFATPNRVYVLDRNGKEVGPFPLKFNDKITQPLSVFDYDKRKNYRLLVTQGKNVLMYNVKGNIVKGFTFKSANGTIISQPQHFRIGSKDHITLKTKDKLYILDRTGKTRVSPKNQANYSNQPLFLYNNKFTTTTENGKLFSVDTKGNASSTDLKLSGNHFLQTTSKTLVTQSDNKLSIKSRTTELDFGNYSPPSIFYIYDKIYVSTTDLQSHKVYLFDSQSESIPNFPVYGNSAIELDNIDKDRNLEFVTKGESNSVLLYQIN; this comes from the coding sequence ATGAGAATAATTTGCTTGTCCTTTCTACTTTTTACGGTATTCGCTTGCAGCAATCCAGCAAAAAAAAGAACCGAACTTATTGACTTTGTTCCCGAAAACACCTCGGTAATTTTAAGAACTTCCAATTTAGAAAGCTTAAAGAGCAGCATAAAAAACAGTCATTTTTTACAGCAACTGGATAAAACGGACAGTTATTTAAAACTTCAAAAAAAACTGGAACACCTGCCACATTTCAATCCTACGGGCGATGTTTTGCTTTGTTTTTCTTCCGACAATAATGATTCATTACAATACACCTTAATAACAAAATTCAACCAAAACCTTTTTAAAACCGATTCATTAAAAAATTATATTGAAGAAACCTTAACCATAAAAAACAGACAGATCACCAAATCTACAATTAACCAAAACACTTTTTACAGTGCGGTTATCGACAGCGTGTTTTTTGCATCATCGGCACAGCAGATTACAACCGACGTTTTCAATGTAAAAACCAACAATGGTGAACTCAAAAAAGTTTTCAGCACTACGGGCAACGACAAAACTCTATCGGTTATTTTAAAAGCAAACTCCAAAACTCCGATTCATTCATTTTTCATTGAAGATTCGCTTTCATTTGAAAAATTTACCGAGTATTTGGCCGCCGATGTGGAATTGGAACAAAACGAAATATACTTTAACGGTATTACCAAAGCTACCGATAGCACCAAAAGTTTAATAAATGTTTTTAAAAATACGGTACCTCAAGAAAACCAAATGCAACACATCACTCCAGGCAATGCTGATGGTTTTTCAAGCATTACCTTTAATAATTTTAAAACTTTTGAAAAGAATTTAAACCAACTCAATAAAAAGGATTCGTTGACAAATGCTACCCTTTTCAACAATATTTCTGAAATTGGCGTGATTTACGAAGGGCAAAACTGGGCTGTGGTTTTAAATTCCAGCGACGTTATTGCCACCCAAGACGCCCTTTTAGCTGAACAAAATAAACTGGACACCTATCGGGAAGTCGATATTTTCAGCTTTAGCCAACCTACCGTGTTCGCCGATGTGTTTTCTCCATTTATTTCGAACGCCGATGCCAATATGTATTGTATTTTGGATTATTTTTTCGTGTTTGCCAACAATCTGGAAACGCTCCAAAACATTATTGCCAGTTATCAAAACGAAACTACTTTAAGCCAACGGGAATATTTTAATGCCATAACCGAAAAATTGAGTTCGGCGGCTTCTTATTTACAAGTAGGTGATGCTTCTGCGCTAAAGTCTATTTTTCGGAAAAATTTGAAAGAGGACAGTGATTTCAATTTAAACAGCGACAATATTTCGGCAGTTCAGTTTATTTTCGACAAACATTTCGCTCACGTTAATGGTATCATTAGCAAAAACAAAGCCCGTGCGGCAGAGCATTCGGTTTCCGAAGAATTGAATATTAAATTGGACAACGATATTCTAAACCGTCCGCAATTTGTAAAAAACCATATTTCGGGGCAAAAGGAAATTGTGGTTCAGGATGTAAACAATAATCTGTATTTAATTTCCAACACCGGAAAAATCCTTTGGAAAAAACAACTTCAAGGTTCAGTATTAGGCAACATCGAGCAAATTGACATTTACAAAAACGGCCGACTGCAACTCATTTTTGCAACGCCCAACCGCGTGTATGTTTTAGACAGAAACGGAAAAGAAGTGGGTCCGTTTCCGTTAAAATTCAACGATAAGATTACCCAACCGCTTTCGGTTTTTGATTACGACAAACGAAAAAACTACAGGCTTTTGGTAACCCAAGGCAAAAATGTGTTGATGTACAATGTTAAAGGGAACATTGTAAAAGGTTTTACGTTTAAATCTGCCAACGGCACTATTATTTCGCAACCGCAACATTTTAGAATTGGCAGCAAAGATCACATTACCTTAAAAACGAAAGACAAACTTTATATTTTAGACCGCACCGGAAAAACGCGCGTGTCTCCAAAAAACCAGGCGAATTACTCCAACCAGCCTCTATTTTTATACAACAATAAGTTTACCACCACTACTGAAAACGGGAAATTATTTTCGGTGGACACCAAAGGCAACGCATCGAGTACCGACCTAAAACTTTCAGGAAACCACTTTTTGCAAACCACCAGCAAAACACTGGTAACGCAAAGCGACAACAAGTTATCCATTAAAAGTAGAACTACCGAACTGGATTTTGGTAACTATTCCCCACCGAGCATCTTTTACATTTACGATAAAATTTATGTATCTACCACCGATTTGCAATCGCACAAGGTATATCTTTTCGATAGCCAGTCGGAGTCCATCCCTAACTTCCCTGTTTATGGAAACTCGGCCATTGAACTAGACAATATTGATAAAGACCGAAATTTGGAATTTGTCACAAAAGGCGAAAGCAATTCCGTTTTACTTTATCAAATTAATTAA
- a CDS encoding ribonuclease HII — MLLNHHSKFTLECGTDEAGRGCLAGPVTAAAIILPKDFENVVLNDSKQLSEKNRFNLKPIIEQEALCFGVAHIFQEEIDNINILNASILAMHQSIEKLNPQPEFIIVDGNKFKPYNDIPFETIIKGDGKYISIAAASVLAKTYRDAYMDMIHEEFPMYNWKKNKGYPTKQHREAIKKYGITKYHRKSFKLLPDQLKLEL, encoded by the coding sequence ATGCTGTTAAACCACCACTCAAAATTCACTTTAGAATGCGGCACCGATGAAGCCGGTCGTGGTTGTTTGGCCGGCCCCGTTACTGCAGCAGCCATTATTCTGCCAAAAGATTTTGAAAATGTGGTGCTTAACGATTCCAAACAACTCAGCGAAAAAAACAGGTTCAACTTAAAGCCCATTATCGAGCAAGAAGCCTTATGTTTTGGCGTGGCACACATTTTTCAGGAGGAAATAGACAATATTAATATATTGAACGCATCAATTTTGGCCATGCACCAATCTATTGAAAAACTGAATCCGCAGCCCGAATTTATTATTGTTGATGGCAATAAATTTAAACCTTATAACGATATCCCTTTTGAAACCATTATAAAAGGAGACGGAAAATATATTAGTATTGCCGCCGCATCCGTTTTGGCAAAAACTTACCGCGATGCCTATATGGATATGATTCACGAAGAATTCCCGATGTACAATTGGAAGAAAAACAAGGGCTACCCTACCAAACAGCACCGCGAGGCCATTAAAAAGTATGGCATAACAAAATACCACCGCAAATCGTTTAAACTATTGCCCGATCAATTAAAGTTAGAACTTTAG